A window from Deltaproteobacteria bacterium encodes these proteins:
- a CDS encoding transcriptional regulator, protein MPDRVLLKKYANRRLYDMERSVYVTLEDIADLIRRGREVVVTDARTEEDVTAFILTQIVLEEARKKNILLPVSLLHLMIRHGDKLLGEFFDKYLEQSLKNFLRYKSMADAQFAEWLKMGADFSEQASLSIPGANSFPNIFDLFAGAEPTGETPSPSGGKPGETNGTKEK, encoded by the coding sequence ATGCCTGATAGAGTTTTGCTGAAAAAGTACGCGAACCGGCGTCTTTACGATATGGAACGGAGCGTTTACGTGACCCTGGAGGATATCGCCGATCTGATCCGCCGGGGGCGTGAAGTGGTCGTGACCGATGCCCGGACCGAGGAAGATGTGACGGCTTTCATCCTGACCCAGATTGTTCTGGAAGAGGCCCGGAAAAAAAACATCCTCCTGCCGGTATCACTTTTGCATCTGATGATCCGCCACGGAGACAAACTCCTGGGAGAATTTTTCGATAAGTATCTCGAGCAGAGCCTGAAGAATTTTCTGCGTTACAAATCCATGGCGGATGCGCAGTTTGCCGAATGGCTGAAAATGGGCGCCGATTTTTCCGAGCAGGCCAGTCTTTCCATCCCCGGAGCCAATTCGTTCCCGAATATCTTTGATCTCTTCGCCGGCGCGGAACCCACCGGGGAAACCCCTTCACCCTCCGGGGGAAAACCCGGGGAAACGAATGGGACGAAGGAAAAGTAA
- a CDS encoding phosphoribosylaminoimidazolesuccinocarboxamide synthase, with product MKLVYKGKTKDVYDAEDGNYILKFKDDVTGTDGVFDPGANTVGLTIDGAGRSGLKLTSFFFEKINAKGIPTHFVQADIENATMTVKPAQPFGQGVEVILRYRAVGSFFRRYGLYCREGEPLPGLVEITLKDDERNDPLITEDALEILGILTKAEYEILVEMTREIGAIVKEELAKKGLELFDIKFEFGRVGNDNHIVLIDEISGGNMRVYRGGEYIEPLTLEKIMLTPA from the coding sequence ATGAAACTTGTTTACAAGGGAAAAACCAAGGATGTCTATGACGCGGAGGACGGAAACTACATCCTCAAATTCAAGGACGACGTCACCGGAACGGACGGAGTCTTCGACCCGGGCGCCAACACAGTCGGTCTGACCATAGACGGGGCGGGCAGATCGGGCCTCAAGCTGACCAGCTTCTTTTTTGAAAAGATAAACGCAAAGGGCATTCCGACCCACTTCGTACAGGCGGACATAGAAAACGCAACGATGACGGTAAAACCGGCACAGCCCTTTGGCCAAGGCGTGGAGGTAATCCTCCGCTATCGGGCGGTGGGCAGTTTTTTCCGGCGTTACGGCCTTTATTGCCGGGAAGGGGAGCCGCTCCCCGGGTTGGTGGAAATAACCCTCAAGGATGACGAGCGAAACGATCCCCTGATAACGGAAGACGCCCTTGAAATACTAGGAATCCTGACAAAAGCGGAGTACGAAATTCTGGTCGAAATGACCAGAGAGATCGGGGCAATCGTAAAAGAGGAATTGGCCAAAAAGGGTCTGGAACTCTTCGACATCAAGTTCGAATTCGGCCGGGTGGGAAACGATAACCATATTGTCCTGATTGATGAAATTTCGGGCGGCAACATGCGCGTCTACCGGGGCGGTGAGTACATCGAGCCTCTTACGCTGGAAAAAATCATGCTCACTCCGGCATAA